ATGACATCTTCAATCGTATTGGGTAATCGCTTTTCAAAGAGTCGTTTGTCATCGTTATCAATGACTACAATAAAATTATTGCTTGAATGCAGGTCGATTCCAGCGTAAGTTTTCATAAGACACCTCCTAAATCCTATTGAGATTTAAGTCTCTTGCCCTTGGTTTCATAGTGCTACTATGAATAGGGAGGTGTCAATTTTTTACAAGACTCGGTGAGGTAGTCCTTTATATGATTATCAGACCCCTTTTACCTCACATTTTAACTCAGAGTTCCTTCCACTCATGCTCACGCAATCTCATTTTGCTCTCTGAAAGTTCTCTCTCAAGGGCTTCTGCCTGAATCACTAGCTGCTCCAATTCATCAAAACAAATGAATTTATTCTCATTCTTACTTGAAACAATACCTTCTGCGTACCCCCCTTCTTGGAAAATATTAAGAACAAGAGGGTTATGAGCAATAATATTACGTTTTTCTGCAAGTTTTTTAACTCTATTTAGATTAGATATGAATATTTCTATTCTCTCTTTAGGCGCATCCTGCTCTTTTGCCAAGTCAATGACTAAGTTAACCCTTTGGGCAAACTGCATGTTCTTTACACTACGGTAGACTGAATCCTTAAGCCAATCTTTTAGGCACTCATAGGTAATACTTTCCATCACACCGAAAGCAATGAATACGCGCCCTACGAGAGTTGCCCATTTATGATCAAAATCAATGATTCGAGCCATTGATACCATTTTTTGCCCTCCTTCATGAAGGAAAAAACATCACATTCTTTAAAAAACGATCCTTTCCCATACCCCACCCCTCCGTCCCTGACAAGCCCCCGCGTCCGTTTTCCGTAGCTTTCCCCCATTTCCCCCCATCCGCAACAGTGTCTTGACATTCCATTCCGGCCTGGGTACTGTTTTCATGCTGCGGCAAAAAACCGCAGTCGGGATTAGCCTCCCGGAAAACAAATGGGTTTTGCGCCCTCCACCATCAAAGAAATGCAGGCGCATTTTTTGCGCCCTCGCTCACCCTTATGGCGGAGCTGTGCGGGGCTTCTTCGGAAGCGCCGGTTTCCCTTTTGTCCGGTAAGGCTAACCCGCCCAGTTCCGCCACCACTGTTTTAGCCTTCAGTGCGGCGGATTCCAACATTCCTACAAGAGGAGACCCGCCATGACTCAGCACCTGTCCACCATTGATTTCACCTTTCAGAATTACACCGTAAGAACCCTTTCCGATGAAAACGGCAATATCTGGTTTGTCGGAAAAGATGTTTGCGAAGCCCTGGGCCTTTCATGGGTGGGCAACAAAACCCTTGCCAGTATTCCGGAGAACTGGAGGGGGGTCGGGAGTTTCCCCACCCCCCTCCAGAACCAGCACGGGGTGTACGGCGAGCAGGATCAGGAGTTCGTCACCATCAACGAACCCGCCCTGTACAAGCTGGCCTTCCGATCCAACAAACCCGCCGCCGAAGATTTCACCAACTGGGTGGCCTCGGAAGTGCTTCCCGCCATCCGCAGGACAGGCCGTTTCTCGGTATCGGGTCCGGCCCTTGGCACGGAAGCCCCGGACAGGGAAGATCAGATCCGCCTTGCCCGCAAGCTCGTGACTCAGGTGAACGCCATCCTCCGGGATCTCC
This Desulfobotulus mexicanus DNA region includes the following protein-coding sequences:
- a CDS encoding BRO-N domain-containing protein, which gives rise to MTQHLSTIDFTFQNYTVRTLSDENGNIWFVGKDVCEALGLSWVGNKTLASIPENWRGVGSFPTPLQNQHGVYGEQDQEFVTINEPALYKLAFRSNKPAAEDFTNWVASEVLPAIRRTGRFSVSGPALGTEAPDREDQIRLARKLVTQVNAILRDLPTLGRLYQDMGVSVNDVLRTLCVLSPDIHHEAYLQSLRDHDAATRPRN